One window of the Misgurnus anguillicaudatus chromosome 8, ASM2758022v2, whole genome shotgun sequence genome contains the following:
- the plcxd1.2 gene encoding PI-PLC X domain-containing protein 1 isoform X2, with amino-acid sequence MDRIREIAGSNEDWMSCLPEKLWDVSLTNLSIPGSHDAMSYCLDITSPLIRSESDTFRLLDRVCCCFTRPSIYKWATTQVQNIVEQLAAGIRYFDLRIAHKQYDSSNELYFTHVIYTHATVVETLQTVASWLECHPKEIVILACSHFEGLDHKVHEDFIYSLKKIFGSKLCPRNEGVLTLRSLWTSGYQVVLSYEDQSAARHKELWPAIPYLWANKPNGEELIQYLEWQKQRGRPEGFFVAGLNLTTERCFIASHPLVSLQTLTMENWDCVRKWLEDQKPGAESTSLNIIAGDFIGPVPFCSLVIALNKKLL; translated from the exons ATGGATCGCATTAGAGAGATTGCGGGGAGTAATGAAGACTGGATGTCGTGTTTGCCAGAGAAACTGTGGGATGTCTCTTTGACAAATCTCTCAATACCAG GTAGCCATGATGCAATGAGCTACTGTCTGGATATCACTTCTCCATTGATAAGGTCAGAGTCAGATACCTTCAGGTTACTGGACAGAGTTTGCTGCTGTTTCACCCGGCCATCTATTTATAAATGGGCAACTACTCAG GTCCAAAACATTGTGGAGCAACTTGCAGCAGGCATTCGATACTTTGATCTCCGAATTGCCCACAAACAGTATGATTCATCCAATGAGCTTTACTTCACTCATGTGATATACACACATGCAACGGTTGTT GAAACTCTACAGACAGTTGCTTCGTGGCTTGAGTGTCATCCTAAAGAAATTGTCATCCTGGCTTGTAGTCATTTTGAAGGTCTGGATCATAAAGTTCATGAGGACTTTATCTACTCCCTGAAGAAAATCTTTGGCAGTAAGCTGTGCCCTCGAAAT gaGGGAGTTTTAACCTTGCGCAGCCTATGGACTTCAGGCTATCAGGTTGTTCTGTCATACGAGGACCAATCTGCAGCGCGGCATAAGGAGCTTTGGCCTGCTATCCCATACCTTTGGGCCAACAAGCCAAACGGTGAAGAGCTGATCCAGTACCTTGAATGGCAGAAACAACGCGGTCGACCTG AGGGGTTCTTCGTAGCCGGCCTTAATTTGACAACGGAGAGATGTTTTATTGCCTCGCACCCTCTGGTGTCTCTCCAGACTCTAACCATGGAAAACTGGGATTGTGTGAGGAAATGGCTAGAGGATCAGAAACCAGGAGCTGAATCCACAAGTTTAAACATCATAGCGGGCGACTTCATTGGACCTGTACCATTCTGCTCACTTGTTATCGCTCTAAACAAAAAACTGCTTTAA
- the plcxd1.2 gene encoding PI-PLC X domain-containing protein 1 isoform X1 encodes MNKVGLWTHSSICYLLFRSKAECFNKVSGLFCFSTEIAGSNEDWMSCLPEKLWDVSLTNLSIPGSHDAMSYCLDITSPLIRSESDTFRLLDRVCCCFTRPSIYKWATTQVQNIVEQLAAGIRYFDLRIAHKQYDSSNELYFTHVIYTHATVVETLQTVASWLECHPKEIVILACSHFEGLDHKVHEDFIYSLKKIFGSKLCPRNEGVLTLRSLWTSGYQVVLSYEDQSAARHKELWPAIPYLWANKPNGEELIQYLEWQKQRGRPEGFFVAGLNLTTERCFIASHPLVSLQTLTMENWDCVRKWLEDQKPGAESTSLNIIAGDFIGPVPFCSLVIALNKKLL; translated from the exons ATGAACAAAGTTGGGCTTTGGACCCATTCATCAATTTGTTATCTGTTGTTTCGCTCAAAGGCGGAGTGTTTCAACAAAGTGTCCggacttttttgtttttcaac AGAGATTGCGGGGAGTAATGAAGACTGGATGTCGTGTTTGCCAGAGAAACTGTGGGATGTCTCTTTGACAAATCTCTCAATACCAG GTAGCCATGATGCAATGAGCTACTGTCTGGATATCACTTCTCCATTGATAAGGTCAGAGTCAGATACCTTCAGGTTACTGGACAGAGTTTGCTGCTGTTTCACCCGGCCATCTATTTATAAATGGGCAACTACTCAG GTCCAAAACATTGTGGAGCAACTTGCAGCAGGCATTCGATACTTTGATCTCCGAATTGCCCACAAACAGTATGATTCATCCAATGAGCTTTACTTCACTCATGTGATATACACACATGCAACGGTTGTT GAAACTCTACAGACAGTTGCTTCGTGGCTTGAGTGTCATCCTAAAGAAATTGTCATCCTGGCTTGTAGTCATTTTGAAGGTCTGGATCATAAAGTTCATGAGGACTTTATCTACTCCCTGAAGAAAATCTTTGGCAGTAAGCTGTGCCCTCGAAAT gaGGGAGTTTTAACCTTGCGCAGCCTATGGACTTCAGGCTATCAGGTTGTTCTGTCATACGAGGACCAATCTGCAGCGCGGCATAAGGAGCTTTGGCCTGCTATCCCATACCTTTGGGCCAACAAGCCAAACGGTGAAGAGCTGATCCAGTACCTTGAATGGCAGAAACAACGCGGTCGACCTG AGGGGTTCTTCGTAGCCGGCCTTAATTTGACAACGGAGAGATGTTTTATTGCCTCGCACCCTCTGGTGTCTCTCCAGACTCTAACCATGGAAAACTGGGATTGTGTGAGGAAATGGCTAGAGGATCAGAAACCAGGAGCTGAATCCACAAGTTTAAACATCATAGCGGGCGACTTCATTGGACCTGTACCATTCTGCTCACTTGTTATCGCTCTAAACAAAAAACTGCTTTAA